One stretch of Plodia interpunctella isolate USDA-ARS_2022_Savannah chromosome 10, ilPloInte3.2, whole genome shotgun sequence DNA includes these proteins:
- the scny gene encoding ubiquitin carboxyl-terminal hydrolase 36 isoform X1 produces the protein MPASICDPVSSALRLSLTADDTQSSSLLDSRLYSSAKSVLLTKIDFEESGDFQSNVLDGLKSKYVVIRPKKPVLDNKILKKDGVPTNQSNDTSNNSDDGIPKPKRVLFPIEKVQLGWQTPWAAGAGMQNVGNTCYLNSTLQALFHVPALANWLVSEAPHAEKCNQQEACVICGMRATLMATQKSGGAPIKPWQVYSKLRLICKHLTPGRQEDAHEFLRYLVEAMEKCYLSRFVNGDKLDQYSKETTPLNQILGGYLRSTVRCLACQHLSTTYQHFQDLLLDIRKHSTLEEALDSFFSRERLEDLGYKCESCNKKVSATKQFFIERAPMVLCIALKRFSLAGGKLSKHVQFRKKITLNKYMYSKNMHQPLSYKLVSLVTHLGPSQNCGHYTAIGQAPNSNYYQFDDSSVRPLPLSAVLGTNSYIMFFEKDNTVDETPIPTASTSSTVYGPQLPDNILNREKSPLKLTIYRNDDRKTTGLTSTSTEVAKSENKPIILNNTLCKSSDLANSNSEPWVVKKNGDVEKVIQAPKILNGFDKPSFRVDEEKKISFIIKRQNGEECHLKPKLSKSDSDLRSLNNSAKAPEKSASTSKLVRMQKSPLEKLEEQMNKNDTSASNYSQRNGHSHSKLVPYDSESSCDEHNDRFNEERSRQSLSEDSVKPKPSRCHSPQALVTTGRLQQSWTVEPGAPLLSPSLNGVTHKKVKEKEERRGESGQSPNTSVSSMSPLSDRSSPGAGPGAPAAGGGAGGGAGGGAGGGAGGGARLLTAVSLRGYGAPVSSWSGSHSVLSRQVFEERRDERKRALDATDEMDRGRNKKMKKFHHYNRFNNNRNGYNPFQEKQNKPHWGGNFKYRGDRRPPHHFNKHHNNKYKRFNNRYNSGHHYPRHH, from the exons ATGCCCGCTTCAATTTGCGACCCAGTATCCAGCGCATTGCGCTTATCTTTAACTGCAGATGATACGCAATCTTCATCGTTGTTAGACAGTAGACTATACTCTTCTGCTAAAAGTGtacttttaactaaaatagattttgaaGAATCTGGTGATTTTCAAAGTAATGTACTTGATGGGCTGAAGTCTAAGTACGTGGTGATTCGACCTAAAAAGCCTGTGCtcgataataaaattcttaaaaaggacggagtacctactaatcaATCAAATG atacCAGCAATAATAGTGATGATGGCATACCTAAGCCTAAGAGGGTCTTGTTCCCCATTGAAAAAGTGCAGTTGGGCTGGCAGACTCCTTGGGCTGCTGGAGCTGGCATGCAGAATGTAGGCAACACATGTTACTTGAATTCTACTCTGCAAGCTTTGTTCCATGTTCCAGCTTTGGCTAACTGGTTGGTGTCTGAAGCGCCTCATGCAGAAAAATGTAATCAACAGG AAGCATGTGTGATCTGTGGGATGCGAGCGACATTAATGGCTACCCAAAAAAGTGGTGGAGCACCAATCAAGCCTTGGCAAGTTTACTCCAAACTACGActtatttgtaaacatttgACTCCAGGGCGTCAAGAAGATGCTCATGAATTCCTAAG GTATCTTGTTGAAGCAATGGAGAAATGTTATTTGTCACGTTTTGTCAATGGCGACAAACTAGATCAATACAGTAAAGAGACAACACCATTAAATCAGATTCTTGGAGGCTATTTGAGATCAACTGTGCGATGTTTGGCTTGTCAACACTTATCTACCACTTACCAACATTTCCAA GATTTACTATTAGACATTAGAAAACACTCAACTTTAGAAGAAGCATTAGATTCATTCTTCTCAAGAGAAAGACTGGAAGATTTAGGATATAAGTGTGAATCATGCAACAAAAag GTTTCTGCTACAAAGCAATTTTTCATAGAACGTGCACCAATGGTACTCTGCATTGCATTGAAAAGGTTTTCTCTAGCTGGTGGGAAGCTCTCCAAACATGTGCAATTTCGAAAGaagattacattaaataaatacatgtattctaaaaatatgcaTCAGCCATTA TCATACAAATTAGTAAGCTTGGTAACACATCTGGGACCCTCACAAAACTGTGGCCATTACACAGCTATTGGTCAAGCCCCTAACAGTAATTATTACCAATTTGACGATAGCAGTGTAAGGCCATTACCCTTGTCGGCCGTGCTCGGAACTAACTCCTACATAATGTTTTTCGAAAAAGACAATACAGTGGATGAAACTCCCATTCCCACCGCGTCCACATCGAGTACCGTGTATGGCCCTCAGTTGCCAGATAACATACTGAACAGAGAGAAGAGCCCACTCAAATTGACGatttatagaaatgacgacagGAAAACAACTGGTTTGACTAGCACCTCCACAGAGGTTGCAAAGTCAGAAAATAAACCTATCATATTGAATAACACATTGTGTAAGTCATCTGATCTTGCCAATTCCAACTCTGAGCCCTGggtggtaaaaaaaaatggtgacGTAGAAAAAGTAATACAGGCACCAAAAATCTTGAACGGTTTCGACAAACCTAGCTTCAGGGTCgatgaagaaaagaaaataagctttataataaaaagacaaaacGGTGAAGAGTGTCATTTGAAACCCAAGCTATCAAAGAGCGACAGCGACCTCAGGTCGTTAAATAACAGTGCAAAAGCTCCAGAGAAGTCCGCCTCCACAAGTAAATTGGTAAGAATGCAAAAATCACCTTTAGAGAAATTAGAAGAACAGATGAATAAGAACGACACGTCCGCGTCTAATTACTCTCAGAGAAACGGTCATTCTCATTCGAAACTGGTCCCGTATGACTCGGAGTCGAGCTGTGACGAACACAATGACCGGTTCAATGAGGAGCGGAGCAGACAGAGTCTCAGCGAAGACAGTGTGAAGCCTAAACCCAGTCGCTGCCATTCTCCACAGGCGCTCGTCACCACCGGGCGGCTGCAGCAGTCCTGGACTGTGGAGCCCGGCGCCCCGCTGCTAAGCCCCAGTCTCAATGGAGTCACTCATAAGAA GGTGAAAGAGAAAGAGGAACGGCGCGGAGAGAGTGGTCAGAGCCCCAACACCAGCGTGAGCAGCATGTCGCCGCTCAGCGACCGCAGCTCGCCGGGCGCGGGCCCCGGTGCCCCGGCGGCGGGCGGGGGCGCGGGCGGGGGCGCGGGCGGGGGCGCCGGCGGGGGCGCGGGCGGGGGCGCGCGGCTGCTGACGGCAGTGTCGCTCCGCGGCTACGGCGCGCCCGTCAGCAGCTGGAGCGGCTCCCACAGCGTGCTCTCGAGacag gTGTTTGAAGAAAGACGTGACGAGAGGAAGCGTGCACTGGACGCCACCGACGAGATGGACCGCGGTCGCAACAAAAAGATGAAGAAATTCCACCATTACAATAGATTTAATAACAACAGGAATGGATACAATCCTTTCcag gaaaaacaaaacaagccGCATTGGGGCGGCAACTTCAAATACCGAGGAGACAGGCGCCCGCCACATCATTTCAACAAACATCATAACAACAAGTACAAACGCTTTAACAACag GTACAACAGTGGTCACCACTACCCGCGGCACCATTGA
- the scny gene encoding ubiquitin carboxyl-terminal hydrolase 36 isoform X2, with translation MPASICDPVSSALRLSLTADDTQSSSLLDSRLYSSAKSVLLTKIDFEESGDFQSNVLDGLKSKYVVIRPKKPVLDNKILKKDGVPTNQSNDTSNNSDDGIPKPKRVLFPIEKVQLGWQTPWAAGAGMQNVGNTCYLNSTLQALFHVPALANWLVSEAPHAEKCNQQEACVICGMRATLMATQKSGGAPIKPWQVYSKLRLICKHLTPGRQEDAHEFLRYLVEAMEKCYLSRFVNGDKLDQYSKETTPLNQILGGYLRSTVRCLACQHLSTTYQHFQDLLLDIRKHSTLEEALDSFFSRERLEDLGYKCESCNKKVSATKQFFIERAPMVLCIALKRFSLAGGKLSKHVQFRKKITLNKYMYSKNMHQPLSYKLVSLVTHLGPSQNCGHYTAIGQAPNSNYYQFDDSSVRPLPLSAVLGTNSYIMFFEKDNTVDETPIPTASTSSTVYGPQLPDNILNREKSPLKLTIYRNDDRKTTGLTSTSTEVAKSENKPIILNNTLCKSSDLANSNSEPWVVKKNGDVEKVIQAPKILNGFDKPSFRVDEEKKISFIIKRQNGEECHLKPKLSKSDSDLRSLNNSAKAPEKSASTSKLALVTTGRLQQSWTVEPGAPLLSPSLNGVTHKKVKEKEERRGESGQSPNTSVSSMSPLSDRSSPGAGPGAPAAGGGAGGGAGGGAGGGAGGGARLLTAVSLRGYGAPVSSWSGSHSVLSRQVFEERRDERKRALDATDEMDRGRNKKMKKFHHYNRFNNNRNGYNPFQEKQNKPHWGGNFKYRGDRRPPHHFNKHHNNKYKRFNNRYNSGHHYPRHH, from the exons ATGCCCGCTTCAATTTGCGACCCAGTATCCAGCGCATTGCGCTTATCTTTAACTGCAGATGATACGCAATCTTCATCGTTGTTAGACAGTAGACTATACTCTTCTGCTAAAAGTGtacttttaactaaaatagattttgaaGAATCTGGTGATTTTCAAAGTAATGTACTTGATGGGCTGAAGTCTAAGTACGTGGTGATTCGACCTAAAAAGCCTGTGCtcgataataaaattcttaaaaaggacggagtacctactaatcaATCAAATG atacCAGCAATAATAGTGATGATGGCATACCTAAGCCTAAGAGGGTCTTGTTCCCCATTGAAAAAGTGCAGTTGGGCTGGCAGACTCCTTGGGCTGCTGGAGCTGGCATGCAGAATGTAGGCAACACATGTTACTTGAATTCTACTCTGCAAGCTTTGTTCCATGTTCCAGCTTTGGCTAACTGGTTGGTGTCTGAAGCGCCTCATGCAGAAAAATGTAATCAACAGG AAGCATGTGTGATCTGTGGGATGCGAGCGACATTAATGGCTACCCAAAAAAGTGGTGGAGCACCAATCAAGCCTTGGCAAGTTTACTCCAAACTACGActtatttgtaaacatttgACTCCAGGGCGTCAAGAAGATGCTCATGAATTCCTAAG GTATCTTGTTGAAGCAATGGAGAAATGTTATTTGTCACGTTTTGTCAATGGCGACAAACTAGATCAATACAGTAAAGAGACAACACCATTAAATCAGATTCTTGGAGGCTATTTGAGATCAACTGTGCGATGTTTGGCTTGTCAACACTTATCTACCACTTACCAACATTTCCAA GATTTACTATTAGACATTAGAAAACACTCAACTTTAGAAGAAGCATTAGATTCATTCTTCTCAAGAGAAAGACTGGAAGATTTAGGATATAAGTGTGAATCATGCAACAAAAag GTTTCTGCTACAAAGCAATTTTTCATAGAACGTGCACCAATGGTACTCTGCATTGCATTGAAAAGGTTTTCTCTAGCTGGTGGGAAGCTCTCCAAACATGTGCAATTTCGAAAGaagattacattaaataaatacatgtattctaaaaatatgcaTCAGCCATTA TCATACAAATTAGTAAGCTTGGTAACACATCTGGGACCCTCACAAAACTGTGGCCATTACACAGCTATTGGTCAAGCCCCTAACAGTAATTATTACCAATTTGACGATAGCAGTGTAAGGCCATTACCCTTGTCGGCCGTGCTCGGAACTAACTCCTACATAATGTTTTTCGAAAAAGACAATACAGTGGATGAAACTCCCATTCCCACCGCGTCCACATCGAGTACCGTGTATGGCCCTCAGTTGCCAGATAACATACTGAACAGAGAGAAGAGCCCACTCAAATTGACGatttatagaaatgacgacagGAAAACAACTGGTTTGACTAGCACCTCCACAGAGGTTGCAAAGTCAGAAAATAAACCTATCATATTGAATAACACATTGTGTAAGTCATCTGATCTTGCCAATTCCAACTCTGAGCCCTGggtggtaaaaaaaaatggtgacGTAGAAAAAGTAATACAGGCACCAAAAATCTTGAACGGTTTCGACAAACCTAGCTTCAGGGTCgatgaagaaaagaaaataagctttataataaaaagacaaaacGGTGAAGAGTGTCATTTGAAACCCAAGCTATCAAAGAGCGACAGCGACCTCAGGTCGTTAAATAACAGTGCAAAAGCTCCAGAGAAGTCCGCCTCCACAAGTAAATTG GCGCTCGTCACCACCGGGCGGCTGCAGCAGTCCTGGACTGTGGAGCCCGGCGCCCCGCTGCTAAGCCCCAGTCTCAATGGAGTCACTCATAAGAA GGTGAAAGAGAAAGAGGAACGGCGCGGAGAGAGTGGTCAGAGCCCCAACACCAGCGTGAGCAGCATGTCGCCGCTCAGCGACCGCAGCTCGCCGGGCGCGGGCCCCGGTGCCCCGGCGGCGGGCGGGGGCGCGGGCGGGGGCGCGGGCGGGGGCGCCGGCGGGGGCGCGGGCGGGGGCGCGCGGCTGCTGACGGCAGTGTCGCTCCGCGGCTACGGCGCGCCCGTCAGCAGCTGGAGCGGCTCCCACAGCGTGCTCTCGAGacag gTGTTTGAAGAAAGACGTGACGAGAGGAAGCGTGCACTGGACGCCACCGACGAGATGGACCGCGGTCGCAACAAAAAGATGAAGAAATTCCACCATTACAATAGATTTAATAACAACAGGAATGGATACAATCCTTTCcag gaaaaacaaaacaagccGCATTGGGGCGGCAACTTCAAATACCGAGGAGACAGGCGCCCGCCACATCATTTCAACAAACATCATAACAACAAGTACAAACGCTTTAACAACag GTACAACAGTGGTCACCACTACCCGCGGCACCATTGA